TGTTCTGACTCTGGTCGGCTATCTGCATGGACAGCGTATCTTTTCCTTCGGTGACGTCTGACAGGCCGTGTGCTCTACCGGTGCACCTACTCTCCGGTCAACCTATTAATGTGTTGCGCCGGCCCGGGCTGTTTGCGGGAGCGGCCCGTTCCCGTGCAGCCGGCCGGGGGGTGCGCAGGGTCATCGCTCTTTCCCGCCGGCGGGGGCTCTCTCGACGAGGGCCTCTTCAGCATGAGGTTTTCCCCTCCCCGGAGCAGGCGCGAGCTCGCTGTAGACCGCGAGGAGCGATCGGGCGATCGTGGACCAGGCCATGTCCGTCTTCAGTTTTACGTAACCCTGCTCTCCCATGCGCCGGCATCCCGCCGGGTCCTTCAGCAGGGCCACGATCGCGTTTGCCAGTGCTTCCGGGTCACGCGGCGGCACGACATACCCGGTCCTGGCGTCGTCGACGACCTCCGGCAGGCTCCCCACGTCCGTCACCACCACCGGTCTTTTGAACCCGTATGCGGTCGGTATGACGCCGCTCTGGGACGCCTCGACGTACGGGAGCGCCACGACGCTCGCCTGCTGGAAGAGCCGGGCGCCCTCTTCGTAGGGTATCCTGTAGTTGTAGACCTCGAATGCGTCCCGGCCCGCCATCGCGTCCCGGTACCTGCCGAAGTCCTCCCCCGTCCCGGCGATGACGATCCGGGCTCCCGGGACTTCCCGGGTGATGAGCGGTTCTGCCCGGATCAGGCAGTCGAGCCCTTTGTAGCGGTGAATGCGGCCGAAGAAGAGGACTCTGAGACCGTCCGGCTCCAGGCCGTCCTGCTCGAACTTCACGAACGGCGCCACCTCGTGCTCGCCGATCGGGATGACATGCACCTTCCGCCCCGGGACACGGTAGTTCTCCACCAGAACATCCCGGAGCGCTTTTCCGTGGACGAAGATCCGGTCGGGCAGGACCCTTGATACGAAGAGGGTGAGCCGGTAGAGCAGGGAGCCCATATCCAGGAGACGGTCTTCGCCCGGGTGCGGCTCGATGTCGTGGAATGTCGCCACCAGCGGATACTTCCGGAGCATGGGGAGGAGCGGGCAGAGCATGGGGTTGTTTACCTGGAAATGGATGACGTCGGGCTCGAAGTCGTTGATTGCGGCGACGATCTCCTTGAGCATCGGGTAGCACGACGGACCGAACCTCCCGGCGTAGCGGGAGTAGCCGAAGATACGGACCTTCACGTTCGGGTCGATGCTCTCCAGGTACTCCTCCGACCTGTAATCCGGCAGCAGCAGCAGCACCTCGGCATGCCGGGCAAGTTCGTTTGCCATCTGGATGGTGTAGTCGTAGAACCAGAAGGTCAGGCATGCCACTCGCATGGGGCACTCTCTGTGAGGATGCTCTATATAGATATTGCGTCCGGGAGCGCCGCTTGACCCGGGGACTCCGGGCAGAAGGGTATGGGTGCGGCGGGTTCCACTCTGAGGCTGGTTCTCCTCCGGGCGTTTCTGCCCGCTGTCCCTGCAGCATCGGGCCCCCGTGACTCCGGATTCCGGATGGCGGGATGGAGCCTGCGTCGTTTCACACCGTCGCCCTGCAGCGAGGGCTGGAGGTCCCGGTTCATACCGGCGCACGGAACCGAATTTCCATCCGCTCTGCGTGAAGGCGTTTTAAGAAGGCCGTTCCCGACGATCGGCGACAGAAGGCGCGGCTATTTATATCCTCCGATTTTAATTTTAATAATTATATAATACGTTTTGGCAGAAGTCTATCTCAGTTCTGCTATGCCTTCATCCTAACTAACTGGATTTTAGGAGCCTATATTGCTGAATAATCCCTATAAGAAATTTTATTTTATGAATAAAATATTTATATTGCAATGGAAAGACGGTAGTAATACCTCACAGAGAGGCTGAATGGCATGACAGACAGGCAAAATATACTACGACTGGCTGCAGTACTTCTGGCGTGCTGCCTTATCCCGGCATTCTCTCCGGTAAGTGCAGCCGAGTCTGCAAGTCCGGCCACGCTCACCGTGGCCGCAAACGATAGCACCGAACTGTCGAAGAACCAGGCAGACTATGTCTGTGACGGAGTCGACGACCAGGCCGAGATCCAGGCGGCGCTCGCCGCACTGCCGGACGGCGGCACGGTCGTCCTGACCGAGGGTACGTTCAACTGCGCCGGGGTCCTCGCGCCGGCGGCAGGCACGACGCTCTCCGGCCAGGGTCCGGATGCGACGTTCCTTGAATTCACCAACGACGGTCGGATCAACGTCGACCAGGAGAACATCACACTGGACGGGTTCCACATCGAGGGAACCGGTTACAGCAGCGGCGTCAAGTGGCTCGGCGTGATGACCATCCGGGCGAGCCACGCGAAGATCCACAACGTTGAGGGAACGGCGGATACAAGCATCCAGGCGGTCTTCCTCCTGATCCACGATCCGGCGGTCTATGCACCGACCCTGCAGGACGTCGAGTTCGTCAACTGCAAGGCCGTGGACACCGGGACCTATGGGTTCATCCACAACGCCTGGGGCTCGTCCAACAAGGTGATCAAGGACGTCCGCTACGATAACTGTCAGGCGATCAACTGCGGGAGCAAAGGCGCGTTCAACCCCTGGATCACCGGGTTCGACTTTGCGGAATTGAACGACATGGAAGGTCTCCGGGTGACGAACTGTCTTGCGGAAGGCAACCTGGAGTCCGGGTTCCACTTCGAGTTCGACCCGAAAGTGACGGACGCGGTCCTCGAGAACTGCACGAGCATAAACAACGGGCAGAAACCCTACCCGACGGTGCCCTACAAGCAGAGCGACATGTCGACCCACTACTTCGGGTGCGGCTACTACGCCCCGAACTGCGACGTGACGTTCAAGAACTGCACGGCGGAAGGCAACTCGCTGTATGGGTTCTATGCGACGAACGGCGGCAAGCTCTACGACTGTGTCGATAAGGACACCGGTGCCGGGAAGACCGACTACACCTACCGGAAGCCGGCCGGCTACTACAGCATCCCGAGCCGCTCGACCGATCCCGCTCTGGTGCTTGAGAACTGCACGAGCATCGACTCGCACGGCTACGGCCTCCAGGTCGACCTCGCAAGCAACATCCAGATTAAGAACTTCGAGCTCGTGAACCCGGTCGGGATCGATGGCAAGGGTGCAAGCCTCGGCGGTACGAACGGCCAGTTCAGCAACGCCGAAGTAGACATCCACGCCTCCGGAGACCAGGTTGAGACGCTGGTCTGGGCGAAGAACAACCAGAACGTCCAGTACACCGGAGAGATCACCTCCGACTCCGAAAAGGCGTTCCTGGTTGAAGGCGGCCAGAACGTCCAGACCGCAGGCATTACGGTTGCGTCTGCCGGCGAGTAAACCAGCCGATACTATCGGGCCCTGACCGGGCCCGACCCCAATCTTTTTTGCACCCGCCCTCCGGCCGAATGCATTCAAAAGGTATCCGGAGCCTTCGGGGCCGCCCCT
The genomic region above belongs to Methanoculleus oceani and contains:
- a CDS encoding glycosyltransferase family 4 protein encodes the protein MRVACLTFWFYDYTIQMANELARHAEVLLLLPDYRSEEYLESIDPNVKVRIFGYSRYAGRFGPSCYPMLKEIVAAINDFEPDVIHFQVNNPMLCPLLPMLRKYPLVATFHDIEPHPGEDRLLDMGSLLYRLTLFVSRVLPDRIFVHGKALRDVLVENYRVPGRKVHVIPIGEHEVAPFVKFEQDGLEPDGLRVLFFGRIHRYKGLDCLIRAEPLITREVPGARIVIAGTGEDFGRYRDAMAGRDAFEVYNYRIPYEEGARLFQQASVVALPYVEASQSGVIPTAYGFKRPVVVTDVGSLPEVVDDARTGYVVPPRDPEALANAIVALLKDPAGCRRMGEQGYVKLKTDMAWSTIARSLLAVYSELAPAPGRGKPHAEEALVERAPAGGKER
- a CDS encoding right-handed parallel beta-helix repeat-containing protein, giving the protein MAANDSTELSKNQADYVCDGVDDQAEIQAALAALPDGGTVVLTEGTFNCAGVLAPAAGTTLSGQGPDATFLEFTNDGRINVDQENITLDGFHIEGTGYSSGVKWLGVMTIRASHAKIHNVEGTADTSIQAVFLLIHDPAVYAPTLQDVEFVNCKAVDTGTYGFIHNAWGSSNKVIKDVRYDNCQAINCGSKGAFNPWITGFDFAELNDMEGLRVTNCLAEGNLESGFHFEFDPKVTDAVLENCTSINNGQKPYPTVPYKQSDMSTHYFGCGYYAPNCDVTFKNCTAEGNSLYGFYATNGGKLYDCVDKDTGAGKTDYTYRKPAGYYSIPSRSTDPALVLENCTSIDSHGYGLQVDLASNIQIKNFELVNPVGIDGKGASLGGTNGQFSNAEVDIHASGDQVETLVWAKNNQNVQYTGEITSDSEKAFLVEGGQNVQTAGITVASAGE